In one window of Nerophis ophidion isolate RoL-2023_Sa linkage group LG05, RoL_Noph_v1.0, whole genome shotgun sequence DNA:
- the LOC133553037 gene encoding protein SOGA3-like isoform X2: protein MSNTEEAALGDPEPAEDATEAGFMTQQEALFREDMERLLEENHILKCEIEEMRAEMDEMRDTFYEEDTCQLQEMRRELERANKNCRILQYRLRKAERKRLRYAQTGEIDEELLRSLEQDLKVAKDVSVRLHHELEKVEENRTKTEDENEKLRQNLIEVEVTKQALQNELDKSKEKRRSGKDVQKTDKKAAQTPTEEDNEDLKCQMALIKEEAILMRRKTATIDKEKDRLEQELQKYRSFYGELDSTHPKGEAGGPPSTRESELKLRLRLVEEEANILGRKIVELEVENRGLRSELDDLRGEGEGEGSSGGGALGGSGTGRGLGDDLTELRQQLQLVEDEAELLRRNLADAEERNQRVTADLNKLRFKAGTHEGGARHGGVGVSGGTGNEGVKAEALQEELKAARLQINDLSGKVMQLQYENRVLLSNMQRYDLASHLSLRPSPRDSDAESDAGGTSGRRESDEDSTSSRLLPPHRKREGPVGGESDSDEVRNINGSSRCLTPTRGLLTPSGPEGAASSPLSRFLPGGRGSLHNRQQMIDIRVEAERLVRTIDRLIADTAAIISEARVYVSSSDLVLAWEGGAEDDGSRIREHELLYRINAQMKAFRNELQAFIDKLEVPRLEGRESEESLSMFQPIILLILILVLFSSLSYATIFKLVFLFTLFFVL from the exons ATGTCCAACACAGAGGAGGCTGCTCTCGGTGACCCAGAGCCGGCTGAAGACGCCACCGAGGCGGGCTTCATGACACAGCAGGAGGCCCTGTTTCGAGAAGATATGGAGAGACTTTTGGAGGAAAACCACATCCTTAAG TGTGAGATAGAGGAGATGAGGGCCGAGATGGACGAGATGCGGGACACATTCTACGAGGAGGACACCTGCCAGCTGCAGGAAATGAGGCGCGAGCTGGAGAGAGCCAACAAAAACTGCCGGATCCTGCAGTATCGCCTGCGCAAGGCAGAGAGGAAGCGGCTGCGCTACGCCCAGACGGGAGAGATCGACGAGGAGCTGCTCAGGAGTCTGGAACAGGACCTGAAG GTTGCCAAAGACGTGTCGGTGAGGCTCCATCACGAGCTGGAAAAGGTGGAGGAGAACCGCACCAAAACTGAGGATGAAAATGAGAAACTGAGGCAGAACCTCATCGAGGTGGAGGTGACCAAACAAGCTCTGCAGAATGAGCTGGACAAATCCAAAGAG AAGAGACGAAGTGGCAAGGATGTCCAGAAGACAGATAAGAAAGCAGCACAGACTCCCACTGAG GAGGACAACGAGGACCTCAAGTGCCAGATGGCCTTGATCAAAGAAGAGGCCATACTTATGAGGAGAAAGACGGCCACCATCGACAAAGAGAAGGACCGCCTAGAGCAGGAGCTGCAAAAGTACCGCTCTTTCTATGGCGAACTAGACAGCACCCATCCCAAAGGCGAGGCCGGGGGTCCTCCCTCAACACGCGAATCAGAGCTGAAGTTACGACTCCGCCTGGTGGAGGAGGAGGCCAACATCTTGGGGAGGAAAATTGTAGAACTGGAG GTGGAGAACCGAGGCCTGAGATCTGAGCTCGATGACCTCCGCGGTGAGGGCGAAGGGGAAGGAAGCTCCGGAGGCGGCGCATTGGGAGGCTCCGGCACGGGGCGAGGGCTCGGGGACGACCTGACAGAGCTCAGGCAACAGCTACAGCTGGTAGAGGATGAGGCGGAGCTCTTGAGGAGGAACCTTGCAGACGCAGAGGAGCGGAACCAGAGGGTGACAGCCGACCTGAACAAGCTGAGGTTCAAAGCCGGCACCCATGAAGGCGGGGCCAGGCACGGAGGAGTAGGAGTCTCGGGAGGAACTGGGAACGAAGGAGTGAAGGCAGAGGCCTTGCAGGAGGAGCTAAAGGCGGCCAGGCTTCAGATTAACGACCTAAGTGGCAAG GTAATGCAGCTGCAGTACGAGAACCGCGTGCTCCTCTCCAACATGCAACGCTACGACTTGGCTTCCCACCTTTCCCTGCGGCCCAGCCCAAGGGACAGCGATGCCGAGAGCGACGCCGGCGGCACAAGCGGTCGGCGCGAGAGTGACGAAGACTCCACGTCGTCTCGCCTGCTTCCTCCTCACCGCAAACGCGAGGGCCCAGTCGGCGGAGAGAGCGACTCAGACGAGGTCAGGAACATTAATGGCAGCAGCCGTTGCTTAACCCCGACCAGGGGCCTCCTCACGCCCTCTGGACCAGAGGGCGCTGCCTCCTCCCCGTTATCCCGCTTCCTTCCTGGCGGGCGGGGCAGCCTACACAACAGGCAGCAAATGATTGACATCCGAGTGGAAGCGGAGAGGCTTGTTCGGACCATCGACCGCCTCATCGCTGACACGGCGGCCATCATATCAGAGGCAAGGGTCTACGTCTCCAGCAGCGACCTCGTGCTAGCATGGGAAGGCGGCGCAGAGGATGATGGCAGCCGTATTAGGGAGCATGAGCTGCTGTATCGCATCAACGCCCAGATGAAAGCCTTCCGGAATGAACTGCAGGCCTTCATAGACAAACTGGAGGTTCCCAGGCTGGAGGGCCGGGAGAGCGAGGAGTCGCTGTCG ATGTTCCAACCTATCATTCTGCTCATCCTCATACTTGTGTTGTTCTCCTCCCTATCGTACGCCACCATTTTTAAACTAGTCTTTCTTTTTACCCTCTTCTTTGTTCTGTGA
- the LOC133553037 gene encoding protein SOGA3-like isoform X3, with the protein MSNTEEAALGDPEPAEDATEAGFMTQQEALFREDMERLLEENHILKCEIEEMRAEMDEMRDTFYEEDTCQLQEMRRELERANKNCRILQYRLRKAERKRLRYAQTGEIDEELLRSLEQDLKVAKDVSVRLHHELEKVEENRTKTEDENEKLRQNLIEVEVTKQALQNELDKSKEKRRSGKDVQKTDKKAAQTPTEEDNEDLKCQMALIKEEAILMRRKTATIDKEKDRLEQELQKYRSFYGELDSTHPKGEAGGPPSTRESELKLRLRLVEEEANILGRKIVELEVENRGLRSELDDLRGEGEGEGSSGGGALGGSGTGRGLGDDLTELRQQLQLVEDEAELLRRNLADAEERNQRVTADLNKLRFKAGTHEGGARHGGVGVSGGTGNEGVKAEALQEELKAARLQINDLSGKVMQLQYENRVLLSNMQRYDLASHLSLRPSPRDSDAESDAGGTSGRRESDEDSTSSRLLPPHRKREGPVGGESDSDEVRNINGSSRCLTPTRGLLTPSGPEGAASSPLSRFLPGGRGSLHNRQQMIDIRVEAERLVRTIDRLIADTAAIISEARVYVSSSDLVLAWEGGAEDDGSRIREHELLYRINAQMKAFRNELQAFIDKLEVPRLEGRESEESLSATKSTGAAQAGVLGILYTFQPGISPKTSVS; encoded by the exons ATGTCCAACACAGAGGAGGCTGCTCTCGGTGACCCAGAGCCGGCTGAAGACGCCACCGAGGCGGGCTTCATGACACAGCAGGAGGCCCTGTTTCGAGAAGATATGGAGAGACTTTTGGAGGAAAACCACATCCTTAAG TGTGAGATAGAGGAGATGAGGGCCGAGATGGACGAGATGCGGGACACATTCTACGAGGAGGACACCTGCCAGCTGCAGGAAATGAGGCGCGAGCTGGAGAGAGCCAACAAAAACTGCCGGATCCTGCAGTATCGCCTGCGCAAGGCAGAGAGGAAGCGGCTGCGCTACGCCCAGACGGGAGAGATCGACGAGGAGCTGCTCAGGAGTCTGGAACAGGACCTGAAG GTTGCCAAAGACGTGTCGGTGAGGCTCCATCACGAGCTGGAAAAGGTGGAGGAGAACCGCACCAAAACTGAGGATGAAAATGAGAAACTGAGGCAGAACCTCATCGAGGTGGAGGTGACCAAACAAGCTCTGCAGAATGAGCTGGACAAATCCAAAGAG AAGAGACGAAGTGGCAAGGATGTCCAGAAGACAGATAAGAAAGCAGCACAGACTCCCACTGAG GAGGACAACGAGGACCTCAAGTGCCAGATGGCCTTGATCAAAGAAGAGGCCATACTTATGAGGAGAAAGACGGCCACCATCGACAAAGAGAAGGACCGCCTAGAGCAGGAGCTGCAAAAGTACCGCTCTTTCTATGGCGAACTAGACAGCACCCATCCCAAAGGCGAGGCCGGGGGTCCTCCCTCAACACGCGAATCAGAGCTGAAGTTACGACTCCGCCTGGTGGAGGAGGAGGCCAACATCTTGGGGAGGAAAATTGTAGAACTGGAG GTGGAGAACCGAGGCCTGAGATCTGAGCTCGATGACCTCCGCGGTGAGGGCGAAGGGGAAGGAAGCTCCGGAGGCGGCGCATTGGGAGGCTCCGGCACGGGGCGAGGGCTCGGGGACGACCTGACAGAGCTCAGGCAACAGCTACAGCTGGTAGAGGATGAGGCGGAGCTCTTGAGGAGGAACCTTGCAGACGCAGAGGAGCGGAACCAGAGGGTGACAGCCGACCTGAACAAGCTGAGGTTCAAAGCCGGCACCCATGAAGGCGGGGCCAGGCACGGAGGAGTAGGAGTCTCGGGAGGAACTGGGAACGAAGGAGTGAAGGCAGAGGCCTTGCAGGAGGAGCTAAAGGCGGCCAGGCTTCAGATTAACGACCTAAGTGGCAAG GTAATGCAGCTGCAGTACGAGAACCGCGTGCTCCTCTCCAACATGCAACGCTACGACTTGGCTTCCCACCTTTCCCTGCGGCCCAGCCCAAGGGACAGCGATGCCGAGAGCGACGCCGGCGGCACAAGCGGTCGGCGCGAGAGTGACGAAGACTCCACGTCGTCTCGCCTGCTTCCTCCTCACCGCAAACGCGAGGGCCCAGTCGGCGGAGAGAGCGACTCAGACGAGGTCAGGAACATTAATGGCAGCAGCCGTTGCTTAACCCCGACCAGGGGCCTCCTCACGCCCTCTGGACCAGAGGGCGCTGCCTCCTCCCCGTTATCCCGCTTCCTTCCTGGCGGGCGGGGCAGCCTACACAACAGGCAGCAAATGATTGACATCCGAGTGGAAGCGGAGAGGCTTGTTCGGACCATCGACCGCCTCATCGCTGACACGGCGGCCATCATATCAGAGGCAAGGGTCTACGTCTCCAGCAGCGACCTCGTGCTAGCATGGGAAGGCGGCGCAGAGGATGATGGCAGCCGTATTAGGGAGCATGAGCTGCTGTATCGCATCAACGCCCAGATGAAAGCCTTCCGGAATGAACTGCAGGCCTTCATAGACAAACTGGAGGTTCCCAGGCTGGAGGGCCGGGAGAGCGAGGAGTCGCTGTCG GCTACCAAAAGCACAGGGGCAGCCCAAGCTGGCGTCCTCGGTATCCTTTACACGTTCCAGCCTGGAATCAGTCCCAAGACAAG
- the LOC133553037 gene encoding protein SOGA3-like isoform X1, producing the protein MSNTEEAALGDPEPAEDATEAGFMTQQEALFREDMERLLEENHILKCEIEEMRAEMDEMRDTFYEEDTCQLQEMRRELERANKNCRILQYRLRKAERKRLRYAQTGEIDEELLRSLEQDLKVAKDVSVRLHHELEKVEENRTKTEDENEKLRQNLIEVEVTKQALQNELDKSKEKRRSGKDVQKTDKKAAQTPTEEDNEDLKCQMALIKEEAILMRRKTATIDKEKDRLEQELQKYRSFYGELDSTHPKGEAGGPPSTRESELKLRLRLVEEEANILGRKIVELEVENRGLRSELDDLRGEGEGEGSSGGGALGGSGTGRGLGDDLTELRQQLQLVEDEAELLRRNLADAEERNQRVTADLNKLRFKAGTHEGGARHGGVGVSGGTGNEGVKAEALQEELKAARLQINDLSGKVMQLQYENRVLLSNMQRYDLASHLSLRPSPRDSDAESDAGGTSGRRESDEDSTSSRLLPPHRKREGPVGGESDSDEVRNINGSSRCLTPTRGLLTPSGPEGAASSPLSRFLPGGRGSLHNRQQMIDIRVEAERLVRTIDRLIADTAAIISEARVYVSSSDLVLAWEGGAEDDGSRIREHELLYRINAQMKAFRNELQAFIDKLEVPRLEGRESEESLSATKSTGAAQAGVLGILYTFQPGISPKTRSGRGGSSLSRKTQTSLSPATWSSSSRGIPRRFQASRET; encoded by the exons ATGTCCAACACAGAGGAGGCTGCTCTCGGTGACCCAGAGCCGGCTGAAGACGCCACCGAGGCGGGCTTCATGACACAGCAGGAGGCCCTGTTTCGAGAAGATATGGAGAGACTTTTGGAGGAAAACCACATCCTTAAG TGTGAGATAGAGGAGATGAGGGCCGAGATGGACGAGATGCGGGACACATTCTACGAGGAGGACACCTGCCAGCTGCAGGAAATGAGGCGCGAGCTGGAGAGAGCCAACAAAAACTGCCGGATCCTGCAGTATCGCCTGCGCAAGGCAGAGAGGAAGCGGCTGCGCTACGCCCAGACGGGAGAGATCGACGAGGAGCTGCTCAGGAGTCTGGAACAGGACCTGAAG GTTGCCAAAGACGTGTCGGTGAGGCTCCATCACGAGCTGGAAAAGGTGGAGGAGAACCGCACCAAAACTGAGGATGAAAATGAGAAACTGAGGCAGAACCTCATCGAGGTGGAGGTGACCAAACAAGCTCTGCAGAATGAGCTGGACAAATCCAAAGAG AAGAGACGAAGTGGCAAGGATGTCCAGAAGACAGATAAGAAAGCAGCACAGACTCCCACTGAG GAGGACAACGAGGACCTCAAGTGCCAGATGGCCTTGATCAAAGAAGAGGCCATACTTATGAGGAGAAAGACGGCCACCATCGACAAAGAGAAGGACCGCCTAGAGCAGGAGCTGCAAAAGTACCGCTCTTTCTATGGCGAACTAGACAGCACCCATCCCAAAGGCGAGGCCGGGGGTCCTCCCTCAACACGCGAATCAGAGCTGAAGTTACGACTCCGCCTGGTGGAGGAGGAGGCCAACATCTTGGGGAGGAAAATTGTAGAACTGGAG GTGGAGAACCGAGGCCTGAGATCTGAGCTCGATGACCTCCGCGGTGAGGGCGAAGGGGAAGGAAGCTCCGGAGGCGGCGCATTGGGAGGCTCCGGCACGGGGCGAGGGCTCGGGGACGACCTGACAGAGCTCAGGCAACAGCTACAGCTGGTAGAGGATGAGGCGGAGCTCTTGAGGAGGAACCTTGCAGACGCAGAGGAGCGGAACCAGAGGGTGACAGCCGACCTGAACAAGCTGAGGTTCAAAGCCGGCACCCATGAAGGCGGGGCCAGGCACGGAGGAGTAGGAGTCTCGGGAGGAACTGGGAACGAAGGAGTGAAGGCAGAGGCCTTGCAGGAGGAGCTAAAGGCGGCCAGGCTTCAGATTAACGACCTAAGTGGCAAG GTAATGCAGCTGCAGTACGAGAACCGCGTGCTCCTCTCCAACATGCAACGCTACGACTTGGCTTCCCACCTTTCCCTGCGGCCCAGCCCAAGGGACAGCGATGCCGAGAGCGACGCCGGCGGCACAAGCGGTCGGCGCGAGAGTGACGAAGACTCCACGTCGTCTCGCCTGCTTCCTCCTCACCGCAAACGCGAGGGCCCAGTCGGCGGAGAGAGCGACTCAGACGAGGTCAGGAACATTAATGGCAGCAGCCGTTGCTTAACCCCGACCAGGGGCCTCCTCACGCCCTCTGGACCAGAGGGCGCTGCCTCCTCCCCGTTATCCCGCTTCCTTCCTGGCGGGCGGGGCAGCCTACACAACAGGCAGCAAATGATTGACATCCGAGTGGAAGCGGAGAGGCTTGTTCGGACCATCGACCGCCTCATCGCTGACACGGCGGCCATCATATCAGAGGCAAGGGTCTACGTCTCCAGCAGCGACCTCGTGCTAGCATGGGAAGGCGGCGCAGAGGATGATGGCAGCCGTATTAGGGAGCATGAGCTGCTGTATCGCATCAACGCCCAGATGAAAGCCTTCCGGAATGAACTGCAGGCCTTCATAGACAAACTGGAGGTTCCCAGGCTGGAGGGCCGGGAGAGCGAGGAGTCGCTGTCG GCTACCAAAAGCACAGGGGCAGCCCAAGCTGGCGTCCTCGGTATCCTTTACACGTTCCAGCCTGGAATCAGTCCCAAGACAAG gtcgggtcgcgggggcagcagcctaagcaggaaaacccagacgtccctctccccagccacttggtccagctcttcccgggggatccccaggcgtttccaggccagccgggagacatag